In one Umezawaea sp. Da 62-37 genomic region, the following are encoded:
- a CDS encoding prolyl oligopeptidase family serine peptidase — MTTSARSATAADFADLATFNALPRVGSPALSPDGSRLVAVVSELAPDGKTWRGALWEIDPKGEAQPRRLTSATKGESGPAFTPDGSLLFLSSRPDPRSDDKDKTGKDKTALWLLPAAGEAREVYRPAGGVEKFAVAADAGTLLLSATAHPTAAFGKEDATKRKERDEAGITAILHEGYPIRYWDSDIGPAYRRPLTTGPVTADSGRIDAADVRDLAPDARSTIEEIIAISPDGRWALYSEQVPVNPSYGDRYNLRVAATDGGSTRVLADEPDHSFVGGTFTPDSTAVITVRVVDSTADSPWYGTLVRIDVATGEITDLTPDFAEEPDSPVVSPTGDAVYFTSSHRGHQPVWRLDLASGDITRLTARGAYTDVIVSPDGSTLYAMGGAVDHPSTPVRLDATAVEQEPVRLPAPGTVSSLPGTLTEVETTVADGRTVRAWLVLPEGASADRPAPLLLWVHGGPVMSWNNWSWRWNWWLMAARGYAVLLPDPALSTGYGHDFVKAGWGRWGAEPYTDLMAITDVTERRDDIDDSRTAAMGGSFGGYMANWIATQTTRFRAIVTHASLWHLDAFTGSTDGSYYWIREMGDPLTQPDRFKDNSPHLYVANIETPMLVIHGDKDYRVPIGEGQRLYFDLLRHGVNAKFLYYPTENHWILTPGNSRIWYETVFAFLAEHVLDEKWKRPELL; from the coding sequence ATGACCACCAGTGCCCGTTCGGCGACGGCCGCGGACTTCGCGGATCTCGCCACCTTCAACGCCCTGCCCCGCGTCGGCTCGCCCGCGCTCTCGCCGGACGGGTCGCGCCTCGTGGCCGTCGTGTCCGAACTCGCGCCGGACGGCAAGACGTGGCGAGGCGCGCTCTGGGAGATCGACCCGAAGGGCGAGGCGCAGCCCCGGCGGCTGACCAGCGCCACCAAGGGCGAGTCCGGCCCCGCGTTCACGCCGGACGGGTCGCTGCTGTTCCTCTCCAGCCGTCCCGACCCCCGGTCCGACGACAAGGACAAGACCGGCAAGGACAAGACCGCGCTCTGGCTGCTCCCGGCGGCCGGTGAGGCCAGGGAGGTCTACCGGCCCGCGGGCGGCGTCGAGAAGTTCGCCGTCGCGGCCGACGCGGGCACCCTGCTGCTGTCCGCGACCGCGCACCCCACCGCCGCCTTCGGCAAGGAGGACGCGACCAAGCGCAAGGAGCGCGACGAGGCCGGGATCACCGCGATCCTGCACGAGGGCTACCCGATCCGGTACTGGGACTCCGACATCGGCCCCGCCTACCGGCGCCCGCTCACCACGGGCCCGGTCACCGCCGACAGCGGCCGGATCGACGCCGCCGACGTGCGCGACCTGGCCCCGGACGCCCGGAGCACGATCGAGGAGATCATCGCGATCAGTCCCGACGGGCGGTGGGCGCTCTACTCCGAGCAGGTCCCGGTCAACCCGTCCTACGGCGACCGCTACAACCTGCGCGTCGCCGCGACCGACGGCGGTTCGACCCGCGTGCTCGCCGACGAGCCGGACCACTCGTTCGTCGGCGGTACTTTCACACCGGACTCGACCGCCGTGATCACCGTCCGCGTCGTCGACTCGACGGCCGACAGCCCCTGGTACGGCACCCTGGTGCGGATCGACGTGGCCACCGGCGAGATCACCGACCTCACGCCGGACTTCGCCGAGGAGCCCGACTCCCCGGTCGTCAGCCCCACCGGCGACGCGGTCTACTTCACCAGCAGCCACCGCGGCCACCAGCCCGTGTGGCGGCTCGACCTGGCGTCCGGCGACATCACCCGGCTGACCGCCCGCGGGGCCTACACCGACGTCATCGTGAGCCCGGACGGCTCCACCCTGTACGCGATGGGCGGTGCCGTCGACCACCCGTCGACCCCGGTGCGCCTGGACGCCACCGCCGTCGAGCAGGAGCCCGTGCGGCTGCCCGCCCCCGGCACCGTGTCCTCGCTGCCCGGCACGCTCACCGAGGTCGAGACCACCGTCGCCGACGGCCGCACCGTCCGCGCCTGGCTGGTGCTGCCCGAGGGCGCCTCGGCCGACCGCCCCGCCCCGCTGCTGCTGTGGGTGCACGGCGGCCCGGTGATGAGCTGGAACAACTGGAGCTGGCGCTGGAACTGGTGGCTCATGGCCGCGCGCGGCTACGCGGTCCTGCTGCCCGACCCGGCGCTGTCGACGGGTTACGGCCACGACTTCGTCAAGGCCGGCTGGGGCCGGTGGGGCGCCGAGCCGTACACCGACCTGATGGCGATCACCGATGTCACCGAACGCCGCGACGACATCGACGACAGCCGCACCGCCGCCATGGGCGGTTCGTTCGGCGGCTACATGGCCAACTGGATCGCCACCCAGACCACCCGGTTCCGCGCGATCGTCACGCACGCCTCCCTGTGGCACCTCGACGCCTTCACCGGCAGCACCGACGGCAGCTACTACTGGATCCGCGAGATGGGCGACCCGCTCACCCAGCCCGACCGGTTCAAGGACAACTCGCCGCACCTGTACGTCGCCAACATCGAGACGCCGATGCTGGTCATCCACGGCGACAAGGACTACCGGGTCCCGATCGGCGAGGGCCAACGCCTGTACTTCGACCTGCTGCGGCACGGCGTGAACGCCAAGTTCCTGTACTACCCCACCGAGAACCACTGGATCCTCACCCCCGGCAACAGCCGAATCTGGTACGAGACGGTCTTCGCGTTCCTCGCCGAGCACGTGCTCGACGAGAAGTGGAAGCGACCTGAACTGCTCTGA
- the galE gene encoding UDP-glucose 4-epimerase GalE, which translates to MKLLVTGGAGYVGSVCAARLVESGHEVVVLDDLSTGHADAVPQAARFVEGDINEVIGSVLAEGFDGVLHFAARSLVGESMVDPAKYWQGNVVTSLRLLDAMREHGTPRLVFSSTAATYGEPEEVPIAESAPTRPTNPYGATKLAIDHAITSYAAAHGLAAVSLRYFNVAGAHGSAGERHAVETHLIPLVLQVALGQREQIQIYGEDWPTEDGTCVRDYIHVTDLADAHLLSLEHAVAGEHRIYNLGNGTGFSVKQVIDACREVTGHPIPAVIASRRAGDPAVLIASSERARTDLGWKPERADLTGIVRDAWEFTRSRQEA; encoded by the coding sequence GTGAAGCTGCTCGTGACGGGCGGTGCCGGGTACGTCGGCAGCGTGTGCGCGGCTCGACTGGTCGAGTCCGGCCACGAGGTCGTCGTGCTCGACGACCTGTCCACCGGGCACGCGGACGCGGTCCCCCAGGCCGCCCGGTTCGTCGAGGGCGACATCAACGAGGTCATCGGCTCGGTGCTCGCCGAGGGCTTCGACGGCGTGCTGCACTTCGCGGCCAGGTCGCTGGTCGGCGAGTCGATGGTGGACCCGGCCAAGTACTGGCAGGGCAACGTCGTCACCTCGCTGCGGCTGCTGGACGCGATGCGCGAGCACGGCACCCCGCGACTGGTGTTCTCCTCCACCGCGGCCACCTACGGCGAGCCGGAGGAGGTGCCGATCGCCGAGTCCGCGCCGACCCGCCCGACGAACCCCTACGGCGCGACGAAGCTCGCGATCGACCACGCCATCACCTCCTACGCCGCCGCGCACGGCCTGGCCGCGGTGAGCCTGCGCTACTTCAACGTGGCGGGCGCCCACGGCTCGGCCGGCGAGCGGCACGCGGTCGAGACGCACCTCATCCCGCTGGTGCTCCAGGTGGCCCTCGGCCAGCGCGAGCAGATCCAGATCTACGGCGAGGACTGGCCGACCGAGGACGGCACCTGCGTGCGGGACTACATCCACGTCACCGACCTCGCCGACGCCCACCTGCTGTCGCTGGAGCACGCCGTCGCGGGCGAGCACCGGATCTACAACCTCGGCAACGGCACGGGCTTCTCGGTCAAGCAGGTCATCGACGCCTGCCGCGAGGTCACCGGCCACCCCATCCCCGCCGTGATCGCGTCCCGGCGCGCGGGTGACCCCGCCGTCCTGATCGCGTCCAGCGAGCGGGCCCGGACCGACCTCGGGTGGAAGCCCGAGCGCGCCGACCTGACCGGAATCGTGCGCGACGCCTGGGAATTCACCCGGTCCCGTCAGGAGGCATGA
- the galK gene encoding galactokinase, with translation MTTADRAAAAFQQVYGRVPEGIWSAPGRVNLIGEHTDYNDGFVLPFALPYRIAVAASPRTDGVLAVGTLGVDGNVQHADPFPIADLEPGLVSGWAAYPSGVAWVLRSQGITGGADLMVAGDVPAGAGLSSSHALECAVALALLGLAGLSPDGDEASSPTRQEIARWVQRSENDFVGAPTGLLDQTASLCCVEAHALFLDVRSGKSEQVHFDAAAAGLEVLVVDTRASHSHTDGGYGARRSGCERAAGILGVPALRDVEISELAETLTRLPEDLRPLVRHVVTENDRVLQTVDLLRTGGLGDIGPLLSASHASLRDDYRVSCLELDIAVDAAMAAGALGARMVGGGFGGSAIALVPVDRHPAVEKSVFTAFAERSLPKPRLFTAVPSAGAGRDR, from the coding sequence GTGACGACGGCGGACCGAGCCGCCGCGGCGTTCCAGCAGGTGTACGGCCGGGTGCCCGAGGGCATCTGGTCGGCACCCGGCCGGGTGAACCTGATCGGCGAGCACACGGACTACAACGACGGCTTCGTGCTGCCGTTCGCGCTGCCCTACCGGATCGCGGTGGCGGCGTCGCCGCGCACCGACGGCGTCCTCGCCGTCGGCACGCTGGGCGTCGACGGCAACGTGCAGCACGCGGACCCGTTCCCGATCGCGGACCTGGAGCCCGGACTCGTGTCCGGGTGGGCCGCGTACCCCTCGGGGGTGGCCTGGGTCCTGCGGTCGCAGGGCATCACCGGCGGGGCGGACCTGATGGTCGCGGGCGACGTGCCCGCGGGCGCGGGGCTGTCGTCGTCGCACGCGCTCGAATGCGCGGTCGCGCTGGCGCTGCTCGGCCTCGCGGGCCTGTCCCCCGACGGCGACGAGGCCTCGTCGCCGACCCGCCAGGAGATCGCCCGGTGGGTGCAGCGCTCGGAGAACGACTTCGTCGGCGCGCCGACCGGGCTGCTCGACCAGACCGCGTCGCTGTGCTGCGTCGAGGCGCACGCGCTGTTCCTCGACGTGCGGTCGGGCAAGTCCGAGCAGGTCCACTTCGACGCGGCCGCGGCCGGGCTCGAGGTGCTGGTGGTCGACACCCGTGCCAGCCACTCGCACACCGACGGCGGCTACGGCGCGCGCCGGTCGGGCTGCGAGCGGGCCGCCGGGATCCTCGGCGTGCCCGCGCTGCGCGACGTGGAGATCAGCGAGCTGGCCGAGACGCTGACCAGGCTGCCCGAGGACCTGCGGCCGCTGGTGCGGCACGTGGTGACCGAGAACGACCGCGTCCTGCAGACCGTGGACCTGCTGCGCACGGGCGGGCTGGGCGACATCGGCCCGCTGCTGAGCGCCTCGCACGCCAGCCTGCGCGACGACTACCGGGTCTCGTGCCTGGAGCTCGACATCGCCGTCGACGCCGCCATGGCCGCGGGCGCGCTGGGCGCGCGGATGGTCGGCGGCGGGTTCGGCGGCTCGGCGATCGCGCTGGTGCCGGTCGACCGGCACCCGGCCGTCGAGAAGTCCGTCTTCACCGCGTTCGCGGAACGCTCGCTGCCCAAACCGAGGCTGTTCACGGCCGTGCCCTCCGCGGGCGCGGGCCGGGACCGCTGA
- a CDS encoding metal-dependent transcriptional regulator, whose translation MNDLIDTTEMYLRTIYELEEEGVVPLRARIAERLGQSGPTVSQTVGRMERDGLVVVAGDRHLELTDQGRNLAIAVMRKHRLAERLLVDIIGLEWEHVHSEACRWEHVMSEAVERKLVKLLNNPTTSPYGNPIPGLDKLGDGKPAPAAESDLIRIDEVARRGGGKVEVRRIAEHIQLDPDLMAELKDAGVVPGGTVEVDPLAGAKVIKVRGNSSTATLDPSVAHAVMVQAR comes from the coding sequence GTGAACGACCTCATCGACACCACGGAGATGTACCTCCGGACCATCTACGAGCTCGAGGAAGAGGGCGTGGTGCCCCTGCGCGCTCGGATCGCCGAGCGCTTGGGGCAGAGCGGGCCGACCGTGAGCCAGACCGTCGGCCGCATGGAGCGCGACGGTCTCGTGGTCGTGGCCGGGGACCGGCACCTCGAGTTGACCGACCAGGGCCGCAACCTCGCCATCGCGGTCATGCGCAAGCACCGGCTCGCGGAGCGCCTCCTCGTCGACATCATCGGGCTGGAGTGGGAACACGTCCACAGCGAGGCCTGCCGCTGGGAGCACGTCATGAGCGAGGCGGTCGAGCGCAAGCTCGTCAAGCTGCTCAACAACCCGACGACCTCGCCCTACGGCAACCCGATCCCCGGCTTGGACAAGCTGGGCGACGGCAAGCCCGCGCCCGCCGCCGAGTCGGACCTGATCCGCATCGACGAGGTCGCCCGCCGCGGTGGCGGCAAGGTCGAGGTGCGCCGGATCGCCGAGCACATCCAGCTCGACCCGGACCTGATGGCCGAGCTGAAGGACGCGGGCGTCGTGCCCGGCGGGACCGTCGAGGTCGACCCGCTCGCGGGTGCCAAGGTCATCAAGGTCCGCGGCAACAGCAGCACCGCCACGCTCGACCCGTCGGTCGCGCACGCCGTCATGGTGCAGGCGCGGTGA
- a CDS encoding sulfurtransferase has translation MHPLISTEALAAALSGDRPPVVLDVRWKLGGPPGRQDYEVAHIPGAEYADLDSELSSEPGPGGRHPLPEPAALERVLRAAGVRAGHPVVAYDGGDGSVAARVWWLLRWAGHEEVAILDGGFAAWTAEGRDVTAETPPPKPGDVEVRPGAMPVVDADGAAALARAGVLLDARAGARYRGETEPVDPRAGHIPGALNAPSSDHVGPDGRWLSADELATRFRALGATADTPLGAYCGSGVTASSVVLALEVAGLTDRTTPAALYAGSWSNWSADPTRPTATGPEPG, from the coding sequence GTGCATCCCTTGATCAGCACCGAAGCGCTCGCCGCGGCACTGAGCGGTGACCGTCCACCAGTCGTCCTCGACGTGCGTTGGAAACTTGGTGGACCACCAGGACGCCAAGACTACGAGGTCGCGCATATTCCTGGGGCGGAATACGCGGACCTTGATTCGGAACTCTCCTCGGAACCCGGTCCGGGCGGCAGGCACCCGCTCCCCGAACCGGCGGCGCTGGAGCGCGTCCTGCGCGCCGCGGGCGTCCGCGCGGGCCACCCGGTGGTCGCCTACGACGGCGGCGACGGCTCGGTCGCGGCCCGCGTCTGGTGGCTCCTGCGCTGGGCGGGCCACGAGGAGGTCGCGATCCTGGACGGCGGTTTCGCCGCCTGGACCGCCGAGGGCCGCGACGTCACCGCCGAGACCCCGCCCCCGAAACCCGGCGACGTCGAGGTCCGCCCCGGCGCCATGCCCGTGGTCGACGCCGACGGCGCCGCCGCGCTGGCCCGCGCCGGCGTCCTCCTCGACGCCAGGGCGGGCGCCCGCTACCGCGGCGAGACCGAGCCCGTCGACCCCAGGGCTGGCCACATCCCCGGCGCCCTCAACGCCCCGTCCTCCGACCACGTCGGCCCGGACGGCCGCTGGCTGTCCGCGGACGAACTGGCCACCCGCTTCCGCGCCCTCGGCGCGACCGCCGACACCCCGCTCGGCGCCTACTGCGGCTCCGGCGTCACCGCCTCCTCGGTCGTCTTGGCCCTGGAGGTCGCGGGCCTGACCGACAGGACCACTCCCGCCGCGCTCTACGCGGGCTCCTGGTCCAACTGGTCCGCCGATCCCACCCGCCCGACCGCCACCGGCCCCGAGCCCGGCTGA
- a CDS encoding acetoin utilization protein AcuC — translation MGKAAAVVWDQSFLGYDLGGDHPLNPVRLDLTIRLATELGVLDGVPLIAPDAATDTDIERVHEAAYLNAVRAAPHAAWDVGHGLGTSDNPVFERMHDASALIVGGSLEAARRIASGEADRAVSIAGGLHHAMRDHAAGFCVYNDCAVAISWLLDNGFERIAYVDVDVHHGDGVQNAFYDDPRVMTISVHQNPMTLWPGTGWPAELGGKGAEGTAVNLPLPPGTRDGNWLRAFNAVVPGLLGAFRPQILVTQCGVDSHREDPLADLALSVDGHRAIYRTLRDLAEAHAGGKWLALGGGGYELLRVVPRSWTHLLATVLDRDVEPNAPLPPDWVSHASRLAPNRALPSSMTDAADTAFTPWGGDGDTPVDGAIRNTRRAVYPLHGLDPDDPRD, via the coding sequence ATGGGCAAGGCAGCCGCAGTCGTCTGGGACCAGTCCTTCCTCGGGTACGACCTCGGCGGGGACCACCCGCTGAACCCCGTCCGGCTGGATCTCACGATCCGGCTCGCGACGGAACTCGGCGTGCTCGACGGCGTTCCCCTGATCGCGCCCGACGCGGCGACCGACACCGACATCGAACGCGTCCACGAGGCGGCCTACCTCAACGCCGTGCGGGCCGCTCCGCACGCGGCCTGGGACGTCGGCCACGGCCTCGGGACCAGCGACAACCCGGTGTTCGAGCGGATGCACGACGCGTCCGCGCTGATCGTCGGCGGCTCGCTGGAGGCCGCGCGGCGCATCGCGTCCGGCGAGGCGGACCGGGCGGTCAGCATCGCGGGCGGGCTGCACCACGCGATGCGCGACCACGCCGCGGGCTTCTGCGTCTACAACGACTGCGCGGTCGCGATCTCGTGGCTGCTGGACAACGGGTTCGAGCGGATCGCCTACGTCGACGTCGACGTGCACCACGGCGACGGCGTGCAGAACGCGTTCTACGACGACCCGAGGGTCATGACGATCTCGGTGCACCAGAACCCGATGACGCTGTGGCCGGGCACCGGCTGGCCCGCCGAACTGGGCGGCAAGGGGGCGGAGGGCACGGCGGTGAACCTGCCGCTGCCGCCCGGCACCCGCGACGGGAACTGGCTGCGCGCGTTCAACGCCGTCGTCCCCGGTCTGCTCGGCGCGTTCCGGCCGCAGATCCTCGTCACCCAGTGCGGTGTGGACAGCCACCGGGAGGACCCGCTTGCCGACCTCGCGCTGTCGGTCGACGGCCACCGGGCGATCTACCGCACGCTGCGCGACCTGGCCGAGGCGCACGCGGGCGGCAAGTGGCTCGCGCTCGGCGGCGGTGGCTACGAGCTGCTGCGGGTGGTGCCGCGGTCGTGGACGCACCTGCTGGCGACCGTGCTCGACCGCGACGTCGAACCGAACGCGCCGCTGCCGCCGGACTGGGTGTCGCACGCCTCCCGGCTGGCGCCGAACCGGGCGCTGCCGTCGTCGATGACGGACGCCGCCGACACCGCCTTCACCCCGTGGGGCGGCGACGGAGACACCCCGGTCGACGGGGCGATCCGCAACACCCGGCGGGCGGTCTACCCGCTGCACGGCCTCGACCCCGACGACCCCAGGGACTAG
- a CDS encoding GNAT family N-acetyltransferase, whose product MAEADPYDFPEHWEADVVLSDGGTVHLRPITPDDGERLLAFHGRLSERTRYFRYFGPYPRMPKRDVEHFSTVDHRDRVALVASLGDDIVAVGRFDRLDSGDSAEIAFVVEDGHQGRGLGSILLEHLAAAARERGLSRFVAEVLAENGQMVRVFRDAGYVVSREFEEGVLHLEFAIDPTDQSVEVARSREQAAEARSVHNLLHPRSVAVIGASTDPTKIGNAVLSNLLAADFTGPVYPVNAEHRSVRGVRAYPSVLDIPDDVDLAVVAVPAASVDEVMDACLAKGVKALVVVSSGFGETGPDGRSAERRLAAEARSHGMRVVGPNALGVLNTDPAVRLNATLAPRLPARGRTGFFCQSGALGTAILADAAERGLGLSTFVSAGNRADVSGNDLLQYWETDPATDVVLLYLESFGNPRKFARLARRLGRTKPIVAVKSGRHAVTPALAENSVAMDEASVQALFEQAGVIRVESLAELFDTALLLAHQPLPKGNRVAVVGNATAIGLLAADTALAQGLELAGDPVDIGAQGGPEEFAAAVRDALLRDDTDALVVVFVPPLAVPGTAYARALREVVEETGLTKPIASTFLAVEGVPDELAVAGPGGAPGRGSVPSYPSPERAVLSLSRATRYARWRSAPQGSFTRPSGIDTDTASALVTALLAEGVERVDDDTSVRLLGCYGIDLVPFRVVTSADDAVAAAAELGYPVAMKSTDDRLRHRYDLVGVRLDLGGEEAVRAAYEALTAVSDGEGAYVQRMAPKGISCTLGLQDDPSFGTLLSFGLSGLVSDLLGDRAYRSVPVSDTDAAALVRAPRAAPLLAGYRGDVPADLPALEDLVLRLAALAEDLPEVRSLALEPVLASAEGAFVSSARIIVGPPPSRNDGGPRRLRSTGIGR is encoded by the coding sequence ATGGCCGAGGCCGACCCGTACGACTTCCCGGAGCACTGGGAGGCCGACGTCGTGCTGTCCGACGGCGGCACCGTGCACCTGCGGCCGATCACGCCGGACGACGGCGAACGGCTGCTCGCCTTCCACGGCAGGCTGTCCGAGCGCACCCGCTACTTCCGCTACTTCGGCCCGTACCCGCGGATGCCCAAGCGGGACGTGGAGCACTTCAGCACCGTCGACCACCGCGACCGGGTGGCGCTGGTGGCGTCGCTGGGCGACGACATCGTGGCCGTGGGCCGCTTCGACCGGTTGGACAGCGGGGACTCCGCCGAGATCGCCTTCGTCGTCGAGGACGGCCACCAGGGCCGCGGGCTGGGGTCGATCCTGCTGGAGCACTTGGCCGCCGCGGCGCGCGAACGCGGGCTGAGCCGGTTCGTCGCCGAGGTGCTCGCGGAGAACGGCCAGATGGTGCGGGTCTTCCGCGACGCCGGGTACGTGGTCAGCCGCGAGTTCGAGGAGGGCGTGCTGCACCTGGAGTTCGCCATCGACCCGACGGACCAGTCGGTCGAGGTGGCGCGGTCCCGCGAGCAGGCCGCCGAGGCGCGCAGCGTGCACAACCTGCTGCACCCGCGGTCGGTGGCGGTGATCGGCGCCTCCACGGACCCGACCAAGATCGGCAACGCGGTCCTGTCGAACCTGCTCGCCGCCGACTTCACCGGCCCGGTCTACCCGGTGAACGCCGAGCACCGGTCGGTGCGCGGGGTGCGCGCGTACCCGTCGGTGCTGGACATCCCGGACGACGTGGACCTGGCCGTGGTCGCGGTGCCCGCGGCGAGCGTCGACGAGGTCATGGACGCGTGCCTGGCCAAGGGCGTGAAAGCGCTGGTGGTGGTGTCGTCGGGGTTCGGCGAGACCGGTCCGGACGGCCGCAGCGCGGAACGCAGGCTCGCCGCCGAGGCCCGCTCGCACGGCATGCGGGTGGTCGGCCCGAACGCCCTCGGCGTGCTCAACACCGATCCGGCGGTCCGGCTCAACGCCACCCTCGCGCCCCGGCTGCCCGCCCGCGGCCGCACCGGCTTCTTCTGCCAGTCCGGCGCGCTGGGCACCGCGATCCTGGCCGACGCCGCCGAACGCGGTCTCGGGCTGTCGACGTTCGTCTCGGCGGGCAACCGCGCGGACGTGTCGGGCAACGACCTGCTCCAGTACTGGGAGACCGACCCGGCCACCGACGTGGTGCTGCTCTACCTGGAGTCGTTCGGCAACCCGCGCAAGTTCGCCCGGCTCGCCAGGCGGCTCGGCCGCACCAAGCCGATCGTCGCGGTGAAGTCCGGCAGGCACGCCGTGACGCCCGCGCTGGCCGAGAACTCGGTGGCCATGGACGAGGCGAGCGTGCAGGCGCTGTTCGAGCAGGCGGGCGTGATCAGGGTCGAGTCGCTCGCCGAACTCTTCGACACCGCCCTGCTGCTGGCCCACCAGCCGCTGCCGAAGGGCAACAGGGTCGCGGTGGTCGGCAACGCGACCGCGATCGGCCTGCTCGCCGCCGACACCGCCCTCGCGCAGGGGCTGGAACTGGCGGGCGACCCGGTGGACATCGGCGCGCAGGGCGGCCCGGAGGAGTTCGCCGCGGCCGTCCGCGACGCGCTGCTGCGCGACGACACCGACGCGCTGGTGGTCGTCTTCGTGCCGCCGCTGGCGGTGCCCGGCACGGCGTACGCCCGCGCGCTGCGGGAGGTCGTGGAGGAGACCGGGCTGACCAAGCCGATCGCCTCGACGTTCCTCGCGGTCGAGGGCGTGCCGGACGAACTGGCGGTGGCCGGTCCGGGTGGCGCGCCGGGCCGCGGCTCCGTGCCGTCCTACCCCTCGCCGGAACGCGCGGTGCTCTCGCTGTCGCGCGCGACGCGGTACGCGAGGTGGCGCTCGGCACCGCAGGGCAGCTTCACCCGGCCGTCCGGCATCGACACCGACACGGCGTCGGCGCTGGTCACCGCGCTGCTGGCGGAGGGCGTGGAACGGGTGGACGACGACACGTCCGTCCGCCTGCTCGGCTGCTACGGCATCGACCTGGTGCCGTTCCGGGTCGTGACGTCGGCGGACGACGCGGTCGCCGCGGCCGCGGAACTGGGCTACCCGGTGGCGATGAAGTCGACCGACGACCGGCTGCGGCACCGCTACGACCTGGTCGGCGTGCGGCTGGACCTGGGCGGCGAGGAGGCGGTCCGGGCGGCGTACGAGGCGCTCACCGCGGTGTCGGACGGGGAGGGCGCGTACGTGCAGCGCATGGCGCCCAAGGGCATCTCGTGCACCCTGGGCCTCCAGGACGACCCGTCGTTCGGCACGCTGCTGTCGTTCGGGCTGTCCGGACTGGTCAGCGACCTGCTGGGGGACCGGGCGTACCGGTCGGTCCCGGTGAGCGACACCGACGCGGCCGCGCTCGTCCGCGCGCCGAGGGCCGCCCCGCTGCTGGCGGGCTACCGGGGTGACGTGCCCGCGGACCTGCCCGCGCTGGAGGACCTGGTGCTCCGGCTGGCTGCGCTCGCCGAGGACCTGCCCGAAGTCCGGTCGCTGGCGCTCGAACCGGTGCTCGCCTCGGCCGAGGGCGCATTTGTGAGTAGTGCTCGCATTATTGTCGGTCCGCCTCCGTCCCGGAACGACGGCGGGCCCCGAAGATTGCGGTCCACCGGCATCGGACGGTAA
- a CDS encoding glutamate ABC transporter substrate-binding protein translates to MPVLLVRLVAAFSAFLLVGACGSGDESALVEKASGGTLTVGISFDQPGLGVRRLDGTFKGIDVDVARYVANELGVDESGITWQEAQPANREKMLTSGQVDLVLSTYSITEKRKEIIDFVGPYFLAGQDLLVRMADGRISGPESLNEDPNLRLCSVQGTTSAEYVKTEFAKNVKLVEYPKFSDCVTAVLADNADAMTSDDVILAGYAAQNPELLRVVGHPFSKEEYGIGLRKGDAPGKAKVLDAVRKMIAAGEWRKIIERNVGPSGYVIPDPPTVTS, encoded by the coding sequence GTGCCGGTATTGCTGGTGCGCCTGGTCGCGGCCTTTTCCGCATTTTTGCTCGTCGGCGCTTGCGGTTCCGGTGACGAGTCCGCCCTGGTGGAAAAGGCGAGCGGGGGGACCCTCACCGTCGGGATCTCGTTCGACCAGCCGGGGTTGGGCGTGCGCAGGCTGGACGGCACGTTCAAGGGCATCGACGTGGACGTCGCGCGGTACGTGGCGAACGAACTGGGCGTCGACGAGTCGGGAATCACCTGGCAGGAGGCCCAACCCGCCAACCGGGAGAAGATGTTGACCTCCGGTCAGGTCGATCTCGTCCTCTCCACCTACTCGATCACGGAGAAGCGGAAGGAAATCATCGACTTCGTCGGTCCGTACTTCCTGGCGGGCCAGGATCTACTGGTCCGAATGGCCGATGGACGCATCAGCGGACCCGAATCGCTCAATGAGGATCCCAATCTCAGGTTGTGCTCCGTGCAGGGCACGACGTCCGCGGAGTACGTGAAGACGGAGTTCGCGAAAAACGTCAAACTCGTCGAGTACCCGAAGTTCAGCGACTGCGTCACGGCGGTGCTCGCGGACAACGCGGACGCGATGACCAGCGATGACGTGATCCTCGCCGGTTACGCCGCTCAAAACCCCGAACTGCTGCGGGTCGTGGGCCATCCCTTCAGCAAGGAGGAATACGGCATCGGGCTGCGCAAGGGCGACGCGCCCGGCAAGGCGAAGGTCCTCGACGCGGTGCGGAAGATGATTGCGGCCGGTGAGTGGAGGAAGATCATCGAGCGCAACGTCGGCCCGTCGGGGTACGTGATCCCGGACCCGCCGACGGTGACTTCCTGA